The following coding sequences are from one Methyloceanibacter stevinii window:
- a CDS encoding sensor histidine kinase yields the protein MQLQRTDFHADLAPHVRYLVDGDHALSPDQALARVPTDKFKPIETSIVDFGFTKARFWLWAEAENASEAAGTWKLVLSNPLSDALSVYIVPRIGDGFGEPVEILSHTLDEPFAARELAYRNYVATFRLAAYERAGLLIAYASKAATQQILYVESPDYFFAQVDQEDMHNFLVLGLLLGMTLVSVIYLTALRSRAALYYGLYICAAALYLFQTDGYGFQFLWPASPGWNTMAVIPIGAVWAASGLQFARSFVDAPKNHPTLNKLFIGGLIVSCLMFATSFWLFETPWFKFVALALAVYCTSLYVAAGIAAVRCGQAGGRFFLVGAIIVVAPILIGLVSYALPGRFSQDLIGHGARYALGLEGIAFALAIFVNLLGIRRERDEAMRREIVETKEKLAAVEALQEAKQKHARAVQLAERRRDQLATTAHDIQQPLASLRMALRQMEDLAGHDREKIAGSLSYLDQLIDRNLQQTRPSATGEDHDEMHDPHASFAASAQDKPAVEDFPVSVVLANVARMFEAEAHEKGLGFRAVPSSLHVTADPIGLMRIVSNLVSNAVKYTDQGRILLGCRAERDRVRIEVRDTGPGMTQEEVSRFLKPYEKGETGGTGLGLAVVSRLANEQGFTFDVTSTPGRGSVFAVSVPRSRTANAST from the coding sequence TTGCAGCTCCAGCGCACGGACTTTCATGCCGATTTGGCGCCGCATGTGCGCTACCTCGTCGACGGCGATCACGCGCTCAGCCCCGATCAAGCCCTCGCACGCGTCCCGACGGACAAGTTCAAGCCCATCGAGACATCCATCGTAGATTTCGGGTTCACCAAGGCCCGGTTCTGGCTGTGGGCCGAGGCGGAGAACGCCTCCGAGGCGGCCGGCACGTGGAAGCTCGTACTGAGCAATCCCCTCTCCGATGCGCTGTCGGTGTACATCGTTCCCAGAATCGGCGACGGGTTCGGCGAGCCGGTCGAGATCCTGTCGCATACTCTCGACGAGCCGTTCGCGGCGCGCGAGCTTGCCTATCGCAACTACGTCGCCACCTTCCGGCTTGCCGCGTACGAGCGCGCCGGGCTGCTGATCGCCTATGCCTCCAAGGCCGCGACACAACAGATCCTCTATGTCGAGAGCCCGGACTACTTCTTCGCGCAGGTCGACCAGGAGGACATGCACAACTTCCTGGTCTTGGGCCTGTTGCTGGGCATGACCCTTGTCAGCGTCATCTATCTCACGGCGCTACGGTCGCGGGCCGCGCTGTACTACGGCCTATATATATGTGCGGCGGCCCTCTACCTGTTCCAAACAGACGGCTACGGCTTCCAATTCCTGTGGCCGGCCTCGCCCGGGTGGAACACCATGGCGGTGATTCCGATCGGCGCCGTCTGGGCGGCCAGCGGCCTGCAGTTCGCCCGCTCGTTCGTGGATGCGCCGAAGAACCACCCCACGCTGAACAAGCTCTTCATTGGCGGATTGATCGTTTCCTGCCTGATGTTTGCAACGTCCTTCTGGCTGTTCGAAACGCCGTGGTTCAAATTCGTTGCGCTCGCACTCGCCGTCTATTGCACGTCTCTCTATGTGGCAGCCGGCATCGCCGCAGTCCGGTGCGGCCAAGCGGGCGGGCGCTTCTTTCTGGTCGGCGCTATCATCGTCGTTGCGCCGATCCTGATCGGCCTCGTCAGCTATGCGTTGCCCGGCCGGTTTTCGCAGGACTTGATCGGACACGGCGCGCGCTATGCGCTCGGCCTGGAAGGGATCGCCTTCGCCCTCGCCATCTTCGTGAACCTTCTCGGCATACGGCGCGAACGCGACGAGGCCATGCGCCGCGAGATTGTCGAGACCAAGGAGAAGCTAGCGGCGGTCGAGGCTCTGCAAGAGGCCAAGCAGAAACATGCGCGCGCGGTGCAGTTGGCTGAGCGGCGGCGCGATCAGCTCGCGACCACGGCACACGATATTCAGCAGCCCCTCGCCTCCTTGCGCATGGCCTTGCGGCAGATGGAGGACCTTGCCGGCCACGACCGCGAGAAGATCGCCGGCAGCCTGTCCTATCTCGACCAGTTGATCGACCGGAACTTGCAACAGACTCGGCCCTCGGCAACGGGCGAAGACCATGACGAAATGCACGATCCTCACGCGAGCTTTGCCGCGAGCGCGCAAGACAAGCCGGCGGTCGAGGATTTTCCGGTCTCCGTCGTCCTCGCCAATGTAGCTCGTATGTTCGAGGCCGAGGCGCATGAAAAGGGCTTGGGCTTCCGCGCCGTTCCCAGCAGCCTCCACGTGACCGCCGATCCGATCGGTCTGATGCGGATCGTCAGCAACCTCGTTTCAAATGCAGTGAAGTACACCGACCAGGGACGCATCCTGCTCGGCTGCCGGGCGGAGCGCGACCGCGTCCGTATCGAGGTGCGCGACACAGGCCCCGGCATGACACAGGAAGAAGTGAGCCGTTTCCTCAAGCCGTACGAGAAAGGCGAGACCGGCGGCACGGGGCTCGGCCTTGCCGTCGTCTCACGGCTCGCGAACGAACAAGGCTTTACCTTCGACGTGACCTCGACCCCGGGGCGCGGCTCGGTCTTCGCCGTGTCCGTGCCGCGCAGCAGGACCGCCAACGCCTCCACCTGA
- a CDS encoding response regulator: protein MAHDGLPKVSATAIVADDHKLLRDGIKQILQSVDGISIVAEAQDGLEAISLVRQHKPGLLTLDMAMPYAQGLEIYEEARRWSPDTRIIVFTGLTSLGLLSELVTAGVDGLFAKRGDPDELRDSVPVILSGAKVIAPEIVALLEEGTPASSLTARERQILSLVATGLSNKEIASRLGVSLKTVDNHRTNLMRKLDVHSIAELLSYALREGLLEGSDQL, encoded by the coding sequence ATGGCTCATGACGGTTTACCGAAAGTCAGCGCGACCGCGATCGTTGCGGACGACCACAAATTGCTGCGCGACGGCATCAAGCAAATCCTTCAGTCCGTGGACGGCATTTCGATTGTCGCCGAGGCGCAGGACGGCCTTGAGGCCATCAGCCTGGTGCGCCAGCACAAGCCCGGTCTCCTGACCTTGGACATGGCCATGCCGTACGCGCAAGGCCTCGAAATCTACGAAGAAGCGCGGCGCTGGAGCCCCGACACGCGCATCATCGTCTTTACGGGGCTGACGTCGCTCGGTCTTCTCAGTGAGTTGGTTACCGCAGGCGTTGACGGCCTCTTCGCCAAGCGTGGCGATCCCGACGAGCTTCGGGACAGCGTCCCCGTGATCCTGAGCGGCGCGAAGGTGATCGCGCCCGAGATCGTGGCTCTTCTGGAAGAGGGGACGCCGGCGAGCAGCTTGACGGCGCGCGAGCGACAGATTCTCAGCCTCGTCGCGACGGGCCTTTCGAACAAGGAGATTGCGAGCCGCCTGGGCGTGAGTCTCAAAACCGTCGACAATCATCGCACCAACCTTATGCGCAAGCTCGACGTGCATTCCATCGCGGAACTCTTGAGCTACGCGCTGCGCGAGGGGCTTCTCGAAGGGTCGGATCAGCTGTGA